One genomic segment of Roseivirga misakiensis includes these proteins:
- a CDS encoding OmpA family protein — protein MLKAYLFLIFLFICGTLSAQNLHSKNKKALSFYKEALSLSQIGNVARAEESARLAIKKDKSFDEAILLLHQILLRKNDLEGSLGVLSQYKEELERRFSNRILIDQSKVFFEGGQYKEAKTSISKIEGEIYKFPDIEFQLISASIDFALAESSRKLDINFERLPAPLNEFQKQYFPTVTADNKLVFIVREKNGRGDENIYQSEWLGTRWKKPEQISYKINTDRNEGTASISADGSTLVYSACNIPGNIGSCDLYVSYAIGDEWSAPELLNDKVNSPDWDSQPSLSRDGKKLFFVSSRKGGVGKLDIWVSEKSIRGWGQAKNLGPQINTVYDDSSPYIYLDQKTLIFASTGRVGMGGYDLYSSTWEGGSWSLPKNLGFPINNAFDQIGYTFSPDGWAYYSSGLSNGRIEINRFKVPKAVLADNKIDYISGRVLDANSRAPLAATLQVSEDIIMTSDSLTGAFLTFLESNNSSIRVSASGYASVEFTEDELKRLPKGEVLLNPLNVGETFDFGNIYFDFNSAEIKPESEPTLNEVLTFLKANKKIVVEIGGHTDGIGGEKENLALSRDRARSVYRYFIEKGVPKENLVFAGYGEDYPLTTGNTPKEREMNRRIEFKIVNVLK, from the coding sequence GTGTTGAAAGCCTACCTTTTTTTAATATTCCTTTTCATATGCGGAACATTATCCGCTCAAAATCTGCATTCAAAAAACAAAAAGGCTCTATCCTTTTACAAAGAGGCACTTAGTCTTAGCCAGATTGGAAATGTAGCAAGAGCAGAAGAGTCAGCGCGTTTGGCGATCAAGAAGGACAAAAGCTTTGACGAGGCTATTTTACTCTTGCATCAGATTCTTTTGCGGAAGAATGATCTAGAAGGTTCCCTTGGAGTTTTATCTCAATACAAAGAGGAGTTAGAGCGGAGGTTTTCAAACCGAATACTGATAGACCAATCCAAAGTATTCTTTGAAGGTGGTCAATATAAAGAGGCCAAAACCAGTATTTCAAAAATTGAGGGGGAGATTTACAAATTCCCTGACATTGAGTTTCAGTTAATCTCGGCGTCCATTGATTTTGCTTTAGCCGAGTCATCTAGGAAATTGGATATAAATTTTGAAAGATTACCTGCTCCGTTAAACGAGTTTCAGAAGCAATATTTTCCAACCGTCACTGCCGATAACAAATTAGTCTTCATTGTGAGGGAGAAAAATGGAAGAGGAGATGAGAATATCTACCAAAGTGAATGGTTAGGTACTCGTTGGAAAAAGCCAGAACAAATTTCTTATAAAATCAATACCGATAGGAATGAAGGGACGGCCTCAATTTCGGCAGATGGTTCTACTTTGGTTTATTCGGCCTGTAATATCCCAGGCAATATTGGAAGCTGTGACCTTTACGTGAGTTATGCTATTGGTGACGAATGGAGCGCACCAGAACTGCTTAATGATAAAGTCAACAGTCCGGATTGGGACTCGCAGCCTTCTCTTTCACGTGACGGAAAAAAGCTATTTTTCGTTAGCAGCAGAAAAGGAGGAGTCGGTAAGCTAGATATTTGGGTGAGTGAAAAAAGTATTCGAGGTTGGGGGCAGGCGAAAAATCTAGGGCCTCAAATTAATACAGTTTATGACGACTCCTCTCCTTATATATACCTCGATCAGAAAACGCTAATTTTTGCCTCAACCGGAAGAGTAGGTATGGGAGGTTACGATTTATATTCTTCTACTTGGGAAGGCGGGAGTTGGTCACTCCCAAAGAACCTTGGTTTTCCCATCAATAATGCCTTCGATCAAATCGGTTACACATTCAGCCCTGATGGTTGGGCATATTACAGTTCTGGACTTTCCAATGGGCGAATAGAGATCAATCGATTTAAGGTGCCTAAGGCTGTTTTAGCTGATAATAAAATAGACTACATATCAGGTCGCGTATTAGATGCAAATTCTAGAGCTCCTTTAGCTGCAACGTTGCAAGTCTCTGAGGATATCATAATGACAAGTGATAGTTTGACAGGTGCTTTTCTGACTTTTCTTGAATCCAATAATTCATCAATCAGGGTATCAGCCAGCGGTTATGCATCAGTAGAATTCACCGAAGATGAATTGAAAAGGCTGCCAAAGGGAGAGGTCTTATTGAACCCGTTAAATGTAGGCGAGACCTTCGACTTCGGTAACATCTATTTTGACTTCAATAGTGCCGAAATAAAACCCGAAAGTGAACCTACCCTCAATGAGGTTTTGACCTTCCTGAAGGCTAATAAAAAGATAGTGGTAGAAATAGGAGGTCATACGGATGGAATTGGAGGTGAAAAGGAGAATTTGGCCTTATCAAGAGACCGAGCAAGGTCAGTTTACCGATATTTTATCGAAAAAGGGGTTCCCAAAGAAAATTTGGTTTTTGCGGGTTATGGAGAAGACTACCCTTTAACAACTGGGAATACACCAAAAGAGCGAGAAATGAATCGCCGAATCGAGTTCAAAATTGTTAATGTCTTGAAATAA
- a CDS encoding 7-carboxy-7-deazaguanine synthase QueE, with product MVEKQAKLPVMEAFYTIQGEGHFSGNSAYFIRLGGCDVGCVWCDVKESWEAGKWPEQSVEEIVGNVLKSPTRLSVITGGEPLMYDLNELTSALRFSGLQTNVETSGAHPLSGDWDWICFSPKKFMKPRAEFYEVADELKVVVYNKSDFKWAEEHAARVKPDCLLYLQPEWDKSESMLPEIISYVKDNPQWKISLQTHKFMNIP from the coding sequence ATGGTAGAAAAACAAGCTAAGCTTCCGGTAATGGAAGCATTCTATACGATACAAGGGGAAGGTCACTTCTCTGGTAATTCAGCATATTTTATTCGATTGGGCGGGTGCGACGTAGGTTGCGTTTGGTGCGATGTTAAAGAGTCTTGGGAGGCTGGTAAATGGCCAGAACAATCGGTAGAAGAGATTGTAGGAAATGTATTGAAATCGCCTACACGTTTATCCGTTATTACTGGTGGAGAACCATTAATGTACGATTTAAACGAATTAACTAGCGCATTGCGATTTTCTGGTTTACAGACTAATGTCGAAACATCAGGAGCACATCCATTGAGTGGAGATTGGGATTGGATATGTTTTTCTCCGAAGAAATTCATGAAGCCGAGAGCCGAATTCTACGAAGTGGCAGATGAGTTAAAGGTTGTGGTTTATAACAAGAGTGACTTTAAATGGGCTGAAGAGCACGCAGCGCGAGTAAAACCCGATTGTTTGCTATATCTACAACCAGAATGGGATAAGTCGGAAAGTATGTTGCCAGAAATAATAAGTTACGTAAAAGACAACCCTCAGTGGAAAATTTCGCTACAAACACATAAGTTTATGAATATTCCTTAG
- a CDS encoding bifunctional 5,10-methylenetetrahydrofolate dehydrogenase/5,10-methenyltetrahydrofolate cyclohydrolase: protein MELLDGKATAKSIKDELADKVKEIEANGGKVPHLAAVLVGEDGASKTYVNAKVKACQQIGFGSTLIHLPENTSEEEVLATVDKLNNDPEIDGFIVQVPLPKQIDEHKVVEAILPEKDVDGFHPSNLGKMLLDLPTLLPATPKGMMLLMERNGIETSGKNCVVIGRSHTVGTPISVLMSRNSSPGNATVTLCHSRTQNLAEITSQADILIVAIGREGFVTEEMVKEGAIVIDVGIHRVPSTETKSGFKLKGDVRFDEVAPKCSFITPVPGGVGPMTIASLLWNTYLASQKLI, encoded by the coding sequence ATGGAATTATTAGACGGAAAAGCCACCGCAAAGTCTATCAAGGATGAATTGGCGGATAAAGTAAAGGAAATTGAAGCCAACGGTGGCAAAGTTCCCCATTTGGCAGCAGTTCTGGTTGGTGAAGACGGAGCTAGTAAAACCTATGTTAATGCAAAAGTGAAAGCTTGTCAGCAAATTGGTTTTGGTTCTACTTTGATCCACCTGCCAGAAAACACCTCAGAAGAAGAGGTTTTGGCAACCGTTGATAAGCTGAATAATGACCCAGAGATTGATGGTTTCATTGTTCAAGTACCGTTACCAAAACAGATTGATGAGCACAAAGTGGTAGAGGCAATCTTGCCTGAGAAAGATGTTGATGGTTTTCATCCGTCAAATCTTGGTAAAATGCTTTTGGACTTACCTACATTACTTCCTGCCACACCGAAAGGTATGATGCTGCTTATGGAAAGAAATGGTATCGAAACATCAGGGAAAAATTGTGTTGTTATTGGTAGAAGTCATACGGTAGGCACCCCAATTAGTGTTTTAATGTCGAGGAATTCATCGCCGGGAAACGCAACAGTAACATTATGTCATAGCAGGACACAGAATTTAGCAGAAATTACTAGCCAAGCCGATATTCTAATAGTTGCTATCGGACGTGAAGGTTTCGTGACAGAAGAAATGGTAAAAGAAGGTGCCATTGTTATCGATGTTGGTATTCATAGAGTACCATCTACTGAAACAAAATCAGGGTTTAAGCTAAAAGGCGATGTGAGATTTGATGAAGTAGCACCGAAATGTAGTTTTATTACACCTGTTCCTGGTGGCGTTGGGCCGATGACGATCGCTTCATTACTTTGGAATACTTATTTGGCAAGTCAAAAATTGATTTAG
- the lepA gene encoding translation elongation factor 4, whose amino-acid sequence MDKIRNFCIIAHIDHGKSTLADRLLQSTGAVSDRDMQAQLLDDMDLERERGITIKSHAIQMDYVYKGEQYTLNLIDTPGHVDFSYEVSRSIAACEGALLIVDASQGVEAQTISNLYLALEHDLEIIPVLNKIDLPGAMPEEMTDQVVELLGCSPDDVIHASGKEGIGIDDILAAIIEKVPAPKGNPDEPLQAMIFDSVFNSYRGIEVIFRVFNGSIKKGDRIKFVNTGKTYNADEIGILRLKQDPQEEISAGNVGYLISGIKVAKEVKVGDTITHVENPTQELIKGFEDVKPMVFAGIYPVETSEFEELRASMEKLQLNDASLVWEPETSAALGFGFRCGFLGMLHLEIVQERLEREFDMTVITTVPSVQFHAIMTDGSVQMVNAPSELPEANATAHLEEPFIRAQIISKAEYVGPIISLCIDKRGEIKNQVYLTSSRVELTFEMPLAEIVFDFFDKLKTISRGYASLDYELIGFRQSNLVKLDVMLNGETVDALSAIVHRDKAYDWGKRLCEKLRELLPRQMFEIAIQASIGTKIIARETVKALRKNVLAKCYGGDISRKRKLLEKQKKGKKRMRQVGNVEIPQEAFMAVLKLD is encoded by the coding sequence ATGGATAAAATTCGAAATTTCTGCATAATCGCACACATTGACCACGGTAAGAGTACCTTGGCCGATCGGCTACTTCAGAGTACTGGGGCGGTGAGTGATAGAGATATGCAAGCCCAATTATTGGATGATATGGATTTGGAGCGTGAGCGGGGCATAACCATAAAGTCTCATGCTATACAAATGGACTATGTGTATAAAGGTGAACAGTACACATTAAATCTTATTGATACCCCGGGTCACGTAGATTTTTCCTATGAAGTGTCTCGATCTATAGCTGCTTGCGAAGGAGCATTGCTCATTGTAGATGCTTCTCAAGGTGTAGAGGCCCAAACAATCTCTAATCTATATTTAGCGCTTGAACATGATTTAGAAATTATCCCTGTTCTGAATAAGATTGATTTACCTGGTGCCATGCCAGAAGAGATGACTGATCAAGTAGTCGAACTACTAGGCTGTTCGCCAGATGACGTTATCCATGCTAGTGGAAAAGAAGGGATCGGGATTGATGATATTTTAGCTGCCATTATTGAAAAAGTGCCAGCACCAAAAGGCAATCCTGATGAACCACTTCAGGCGATGATCTTCGATTCAGTCTTTAATTCTTATCGAGGTATTGAAGTAATATTTAGAGTTTTTAATGGCTCTATTAAGAAAGGTGATAGGATTAAGTTCGTTAACACAGGAAAGACATATAATGCCGATGAAATTGGTATTTTGAGACTGAAACAAGACCCGCAAGAGGAAATTAGCGCTGGTAATGTGGGCTATTTGATTTCGGGTATCAAAGTGGCAAAAGAGGTTAAAGTTGGTGATACCATAACCCATGTCGAAAACCCGACGCAAGAGCTAATCAAAGGCTTTGAAGATGTAAAACCGATGGTTTTTGCCGGTATCTACCCTGTAGAAACATCTGAGTTCGAAGAATTGCGTGCGTCCATGGAAAAGCTTCAGCTCAATGACGCATCACTTGTTTGGGAACCAGAAACATCAGCTGCGCTTGGTTTTGGTTTCCGTTGTGGGTTTCTGGGAATGCTACATTTAGAAATTGTTCAGGAAAGGCTTGAGCGAGAATTTGATATGACGGTGATCACTACCGTTCCATCTGTGCAATTTCATGCGATTATGACTGATGGCTCCGTACAAATGGTAAATGCCCCATCCGAATTGCCAGAGGCAAATGCTACTGCACATTTAGAAGAGCCTTTTATCAGAGCACAGATTATCTCAAAAGCGGAATATGTAGGGCCAATAATCAGCTTATGTATTGATAAACGTGGAGAGATTAAGAATCAAGTCTATTTAACGTCAAGTCGAGTTGAATTGACTTTCGAAATGCCATTAGCAGAAATAGTATTTGACTTCTTCGATAAGTTGAAGACCATTTCCAGAGGATATGCTTCATTGGACTATGAACTCATTGGGTTTAGACAATCAAACTTGGTGAAGTTGGATGTAATGTTAAATGGTGAAACAGTGGATGCACTTTCAGCTATTGTTCATAGAGACAAGGCTTATGACTGGGGTAAGCGTTTGTGTGAAAAACTCAGAGAGCTTTTACCTCGTCAAATGTTTGAAATCGCTATTCAGGCATCTATAGGTACTAAAATTATCGCTCGAGAAACTGTAAAAGCACTTCGTAAAAACGTTTTAGCGAAGTGTTATGGCGGCGATATTAGTCGTAAGCGGAAGCTTCTTGAAAAACAGAAAAAAGGTAAAAAGAGGATGCGTCAAGTAGGTAATGTGGAAATACCACAAGAAGCCTTCATGGCCGTACTCAAGTTAGATTAA
- a CDS encoding DUF4924 family protein, whose translation MLLAERKKQQNISQYIIYMYQTELLIRNFEFDLSQIQNEIVNKIPAETLDEKGKLAEIDWYRGLIKSMKEEGLEKTGHLRAVQELVKELSDLSLNLLTEDPDYQVIFNAARPAIRENIIASDGNISDPIQACLNGVFGLLIARMKDEQVSEEEMAKIEHFGNVLSYLSHKRKVSN comes from the coding sequence ATGTTATTGGCAGAGAGAAAAAAACAACAAAATATTTCGCAATACATCATTTACATGTATCAGACTGAATTGTTAATCAGAAATTTCGAGTTTGATTTGAGCCAAATTCAAAATGAAATAGTCAACAAGATTCCAGCAGAAACATTAGATGAAAAAGGCAAGCTAGCAGAAATAGACTGGTATAGAGGCCTAATAAAATCAATGAAAGAAGAAGGCCTAGAAAAAACTGGTCATTTACGAGCTGTTCAAGAACTTGTGAAAGAACTTTCTGACCTAAGTTTAAACCTGCTCACCGAAGACCCTGATTATCAGGTTATATTTAATGCTGCAAGGCCGGCTATAAGGGAAAACATCATTGCCTCTGACGGCAATATTTCTGACCCAATTCAAGCATGTCTGAACGGTGTTTTCGGTTTGCTAATCGCAAGGATGAAAGATGAGCAAGTATCAGAGGAAGAAATGGCGAAAATCGAACATTTCGGCAATGTACTTTCTTACTTGAGCCACAAAAGAAAAGTATCTAATTAA